From Sphingobium sp. B2D3C:
GCAGACCCTCAATCTGGGCGGCAAGGAGATGCTCGCCCGCGCGCATGTCGGCATCTACACCCAGCCAATCAGCTATATCGGCCTGCCCGTGCTGACCGCGCCGGTGATGACCAGCGGCCCCATGCCGGTGGGCGTCCAGATCATCGCCGCGCCCTGGGCCGAGGCCAAGATTTTCCAGATCGCAGCGCGGCTTGAAGCAGCCGGTGTGGCCGTCTCCAGCGTGGCAGATTGCGCGCCGGTGTCGGAAAACGCCTGAAGCTCGGGCCCTGGCATCAGGGGCTGACCGTCAGGGCTAACCTTCAAGGCGTTGGCGGCTGCTCCACGCGGGGCGGCCAAGGCGTGAGGAACGGCGCGTCCTCTCCATAAGTGAGCTTGCCCTCGGCCTGAAGGAGCCGCACCCGCCCATCCAGATACTCCTTGATGATCGCGATGCGCCCCTTGCGCACCGTGGCGATCCACACGTCGTTGACGACCTGCTTCTCGCCATTCTGGGTGACGCGGAACTGGACTTCCGCCGCCACGCGACCATTGCGCACGTCGATGTAGAAGGCATCGGCGGGAAAGTAGATGCTGCGGTCCGTCGCGACCTTGCAGAAGCCCTCGAGGTCAGCGAGCGCGGCATCGCGGCCGATCAGGCGGCGGCCGGGATAGGAGAAATCGACATCGTCCGTCAGAATGCGGCGCATCAGGTCCGCGTCACAATCCGCCCAGACATGCGCGAGATCGAGGATCAGGCGCTGATATTGCGCGCGCGTCGTGCCGCGCACCTCCATTTTGCCGGTGTAGATGACGCTGGGCTTGGCGGGAGCCGCCTGCTCCGCGATGGCCGGCATCGGGGACAGGGCCGCGCAGGCGGCCACGATCCAGACCCAGCGGCTGCGCGATGCTCGGACAATCCTCATGCCTTGGCTCCCTTGCCGCTGTTTTGGCCCGCCCCATGTGCGGGCGTCTTGCCCTAAAAGTAAATCGCCGTGGTGTCGGCTTGCACTGACACCACGGCGATTGAGCGATCGGATGCGACCCGAGGCTCTAGCTGCCGAAGCGATAGGAAATGCTGCCGCCGATCCAGCGCGGACGGCCCCAGACTTCGGTCGCCATGCCGAGGAATGCGAGGTCGAATGCGGCGGTGCGATAGCGCTTGTCCGTCACATTCTCGGCAAAGACAGCAAGGGTCAGCGAGTCGCTTGCATCGGTCCAGGAGAGGCGGACGTTTGACAAGGCGTAGGCTGCCTCACGCTGGCTGGGACTGTTGAAGGCGTCGAAATACTGCACGCCCTTATAGGCGATGTCGCCCTGCAGGCCGAGCGTGCCGCCAAGCACGTTCGGCACACGATAATTGGCCGTCAGGTTCCACGACCATTTGGGGGCCAGCGGCATCCGCCGATCGACCACAGGGCCGTTATTGGCGAGGCCGGGCAGCTGCACGTCGAGCAGCTTGGCATCCAGATAGGTCAGCGATCCACGCAGGCGCAGATTCTGCACCGGCTCTGCCGCGAACTCGGCTTCGGCACCGGTGATCTCGGCATCGCGGTTGAATGTGGTCGAGGAGAGCGACACGCCATCGAACTGGTAGGCCTGGCTGTCCTTATACTGGTAATGGAACACCGCGCCGCTGATGCTGTAGCGATTGTCGTAGGTGGCGAACTTGGCGCCGGCTTCGTAGCTGGTCAGCCGTTCGGGGCGGACCGAGATGGCCGAGAGCGGAAGCGACGTGTAACCGACGTTGAAGGTGCCGGCCTTGAACGAGCGTGCCACACCCGCATAGAACAGCTGCCCGCGCTGCGGCTCCCAGCTCAGCCGCGCAGTGAAGCTCGTGCTGTCATCGTTGCGCTTGGCGAGATCACCCACCGTGGTGGTGTTGAACACCGGGCCGGTGTCCGTGTTGTTGAGATCATATTCCTTGTCTTCCTCGGTATAGCGCACGCCGCCCGTCGCGGTGAGGGTCGAGGTCAGCGCATAGTCGACATTGCCGAAGATCGCCCAGCTCTCGCTGTCCAGATCATAATAGACCGGACGGCGCGGCCCGGCAGCGGCCGAGGTGGTGCGGCGCTGATAGCCGTTCACATTATAGTCGAAATAATAGAGGCCGGTGACCCAGGTGAGCGGCCCGTTCACGCCCGCCAGGCGCAGCTCCTGCGAGAACTGCTCGGCGCGCGGGTGAACTTCGGTCGAGCGTGCGCCGGGCGTGGAGTCGCTGTCGAACGCCGCGTCCTTCTTGCCCTTCTCGAAGCCAGTGATCGAGGTCAGCTCGGCAAAGCCGAGGTCGGCCTTGATTTTGCCGATGGCGGTGAACTGCTCCGAGCGCATATAGGCATCAAAGTTGGTGTTCGTCTCCAGCGGCTTGCTGTCGCCATAGCCGAAGGAGTCGACGCCGCCCGGATTGCGGGTGGAGAGGCCCGTCACCGGGTCTTGCGTCACGGCAATGTGGGTGAACATGTTGCCCGCTTCATTGTCGTTCTTGTAATATTGCACGAACAGCTCGGCGCTCAGATTGTCCGCGAACTGGTTCGACAATTGGCCGCGAATGGCGCTGGCGTTGAGCGCGTTGCCGTCTTCCCCGCCGGGGAAATTGTTCTTGATGTAGCCATCATAACGGTGACGGAAGACGCTGACGCGGCCCAGCAGATTGCCGAACAGCCGGCCGCTGATCGCAGCCTCGGCCTGAACGCGATTGCGCTCGGCGAAGGTGACGGACACATGGCCTTCCAGTTGCTCGGTCGGCGCTGCGGCAATGAAGTGGATGAGGCCGCCGGTCGCGTTGCGGCCATAAAGCGTGCCCTGCGGACCGCGCAGCACCTCGATGCGGCTGATGTCGAACATCTGGGAATCGAGGCCCATCAGGTTCGCCTTGTAGAACTCGTTCACATAGACGGCGGACGGGCTCTCATTGGTGTCGGCGAAATCGCGCATGGCGACGCCGCGCAGCGAGATGAAGGGGAAGTCGCCGTCGCCCGAGTTCTGGCCGATAGAAAGGCCGGGCACCAAGCGGGCGAGATCGAGCGTGCTCGACGCGCCGGATTCAGCGGCCTGCGCACCGGACACGACGCTGAGGCTGATCGGCACTTCGGTGACGCGCTGCTCGCGATGCTGGGCGGTGACGATGATGTCGCCACCTTCGGCCGTGTCTGCGGCATCGGCAGCCATCAGCGGCGCGCTCGTCGAAGCCAGAAGAAGGGCGAGAAACGCTTTGTGGGACATCGTCAAAGATGCCTCGGGCTTGCGTGCAAACAACATTGTGGGCTTCCTCCAGATAAACCTGTCATGCCCGCAGGCCAGAGCTCACATCGGTTACCGTCTCGAGCCCACGCGCAGCGTGAGCGATGTTTATCCTGTTGAGCCCTCCCCGTTCGGCGTTGGTATGTATGCAGAGCGTGCTTACTTATGTAAAGAGGGTCGTGACGATTTTTTGACAGAGGCTCAAATGTGCTCTGCCTGCGTGGATCAACCTTCAAAGGGCAGTTTTATTGAGGTTTCATGAGATCCGAACGATCACGACCCAAAGCAGGCGACGACCACCGGATCAAATCGAAGTGTCTTGGCGCGACGCCTGCGCGAGCCGAGTCGCCGCAACGGTGAGACCGGTGCGGGCATGTATAATTAGGGATCAAAGAAGCGGCGGCCGGAGAGCGCCCCCCTACCCCCGCCCCGCCTTCACCATGTCCGCGATCCGCACGAACTTCTCGCGCGGGGCACCGAGGCGGGCTTGGGCAATTTCGGCTTCGTCGATCTTCTGCCAGTCGCGGAAGGTGACGATCTCCAGCCCGCGCTCGGCGATCAGCGCATCCAGGCCAGCCCGGCCCTGCTTGCCGGCGGCGGCGGGCTGGTCGGCAGCGATGGCTTCGGCGATCAGGAAGCCGTCGGGCTTGTTGGTGCCGATGGTGCCGCTCGGCCCCCGCCGCGCCCAGCCGACGCAATAGAGGCCCGGGCGAATGCGGCCCTCCTCATTGGCGAAGCGGCCGCGCGCCTCGTCATAAGGCACGTCGGGAATGGGCGGCGTGCGATAGCCGATGCAGCTGATGATGAGATCGGCGGGCATGGTCACACGCTCGCCGGTGCCGATGCTCTGCTGCTGCGCATCGAGCCGGGTCCGCTCCAGCACCAGCCGCTCGACGCGTCCCTCCCCCTCCACACGCTCGGAAACGACGAAGAAATCGAACCGGATCGCCACCACCTTCTCGGGCGATGGCTCGGCGAACTGGCGGAGCAGCGCCAGCGACTTGCGCTGCCCCGGCTCCAGCGCCTCATCCACCGACGTCGGCGGCAGATCGGCGGGATCGACATGGACGGAGGCGCGCTCCAGCCGGCCGAGTTCGCCCAGCTCCTTGGGCGTCATCGCGATCTGCGCCGGGCCGCGCCGACCCAAGATTGTGATCGAGCGGGGCTGCGCCTTTTTGAGAATGTCATAGGCATGAGCGACGACATCGCTCTCCTCAAGCTCGCGCGCGGTCTTGGCGAGGATGCGGGCGCAATCCAGCGCGACATTGCCATTGCCGATGATGACCACATCCCGCTCGTCGATCCGCGGTGCGAGATCGGCATGATCGGGATGGCCGTTATACCAGCCGACAAAGGCGGCGCTGCCGATGACGCCGGGCAGATCGTCGCCTGGCACGCCCAGCGGGCGATCCGACGGCGCGCCGGTGGCGAGGATCACCGCATCGTAAAGGCCCTGAAGCTCCGGGATCGACACGTCACGCCCGATGACGAGATTGCCGACGAAGCGCACCGTGTCGGTCAAAGCCACGGCTTCATAGCGGCGGGATACGGCCTTGATGGACTGGTGATCCGGCGCGACGCCGGTGCGAACAAGGCCGAAGGGAACGGGCAACCGGTCGATGATGTCGATCGCCACATCCTCGCCGAACTGCTTCTGGCAGGCTTCCGCAGTATAATAGCCGGCAGGGCCAGACCCGATGATGGCGATATGACGCATGGAACGGCCTCTCCAGAAAATGTGTCTTGCGGGGGGCAGCCTAGCCGAGGCTGCGCGCGAGGCAAGGGCCGTGCGCATGAGAGCGACGCCCGTGGAGAGATAGGCGCGCCCAAACGAAAAGGGCGGACCATTCGGCCCGCCCTTTGAGATCGATTTACAGAGGCCGCTCAGCGTGCAGCGGGCGCCGCTGCCGAGGCATTGGCGGGCAGACCGCCGAGCTGGGTTACCAGCTTGGTATAGGCATCCAGATAGGCCAGCACGATGACCTGGCCGATATCCGTGTTCTGGTAGCCGCCGCCAGCCGCGCCGGCAAAACCGCCCCACCAGCCCGCGCCGCCGCCGGCACCGAAGCTCAGGTCCGACTTGCGCGAATAGCCCTCGGTCATCGCTTCCTCGACCGTGGTGCGCGCGTTCACGATCGAGAGCGTCACATTGGCTTCGCTCTTCTTGATGTTGATGCCGCCGGCCAGCGCGCCGAACGTGCTGCGGCCCAGGAAGCCGCCCAGCATGCCACCCAGAGCGTTGCCGCCGCTATTCTTGTTGGAGGTCACGATGTCCGGCTGGAGGAAATAGTCCGCCGCCTTCACCTGACCGCGCCCGATGTTGCTGCCGGCCTGCAGTTCACCCTGATCGGCCAGGGCACGCTCCATCGCGCGGTTCTGCATCGAGCGCCCGCGGTTAACGAGCGTGAAGCAGCCGGACTGCTGGATGAAGATGCGCAGGATCGCTTCGGGGCTGCCGAGGCTCAGCTCGCGCCACCACTGCGTGTCCGGCTCGACGATGGCGACGGTGCCCAGATTCTTGGTGCAACGCGGGATTTCGCGCGTGCCCTTGTCCTGCGCCTTGCGCCCCGAGGATTGCGCCATGGCCGGCTGCACCACCAGGCCGATCGCGGACAGCGCCAGCGCCAGTTTGATCGATAGTTTCATGTATTACCTCACCCACAAGGATTATGCAGTCGACGCCCCTGCCGAACCACAAGGCCCGCTGTTTATCACAGCAAAATGGCGGCACAAGGTTAACGACTGCACGGCGGCGGCGCATGACAGGCGGCGCTCCTCATGTCTTGTATGAAATGGTCGTGGCGGGCCCTCTTTCAGAAGGCTTTGCCGGAACCCTTCCGCCTGCTATCGGCGCGCAATGACTGACCTCGCCCACATCCGTAACTTTTCCATCATCGCGCATATCGACCATGGCAAGTCGACCCTCGCCGACCGCTTGATCCAGCGCACCGGCGGACTCTCGGATCGCGAGATGACCGCGCAGGTGCTCGATAACATGGATATCGAGAAGGAACGCGGCATCACCATCAAGGCCCAGACCGTGCGCCTCGATTACACCGCGAGCGACGGCAAGACCTATGAGCTCAACCTCATGGACACGCCGGGCCATGTCGACTTCGCCTATGAAGTCTCGCGCAGCCTCGCCGCGTGCGAAGGCGCATTGCTGGTCGTGGATGCCGCGCAGGGCGTGGAAGCGCAGACGCTGGCCAATGTGTACCAGTCGATCGAACATGACCATGAGATCGTGCCGGTCATCAACAAGATCGATCTGCCCGCCGCCGAACCGGAGAAGGTTAAGGCGGAGATCGAGGATGTGATCGGCATCGA
This genomic window contains:
- a CDS encoding nuclear transport factor 2 family protein, with protein sequence MRIVRASRSRWVWIVAACAALSPMPAIAEQAAPAKPSVIYTGKMEVRGTTRAQYQRLILDLAHVWADCDADLMRRILTDDVDFSYPGRRLIGRDAALADLEGFCKVATDRSIYFPADAFYIDVRNGRVAAEVQFRVTQNGEKQVVNDVWIATVRKGRIAIIKEYLDGRVRLLQAEGKLTYGEDAPFLTPWPPRVEQPPTP
- a CDS encoding TonB-dependent receptor, whose product is MSHKAFLALLLASTSAPLMAADAADTAEGGDIIVTAQHREQRVTEVPISLSVVSGAQAAESGASSTLDLARLVPGLSIGQNSGDGDFPFISLRGVAMRDFADTNESPSAVYVNEFYKANLMGLDSQMFDISRIEVLRGPQGTLYGRNATGGLIHFIAAAPTEQLEGHVSVTFAERNRVQAEAAISGRLFGNLLGRVSVFRHRYDGYIKNNFPGGEDGNALNASAIRGQLSNQFADNLSAELFVQYYKNDNEAGNMFTHIAVTQDPVTGLSTRNPGGVDSFGYGDSKPLETNTNFDAYMRSEQFTAIGKIKADLGFAELTSITGFEKGKKDAAFDSDSTPGARSTEVHPRAEQFSQELRLAGVNGPLTWVTGLYYFDYNVNGYQRRTTSAAAGPRRPVYYDLDSESWAIFGNVDYALTSTLTATGGVRYTEEDKEYDLNNTDTGPVFNTTTVGDLAKRNDDSTSFTARLSWEPQRGQLFYAGVARSFKAGTFNVGYTSLPLSAISVRPERLTSYEAGAKFATYDNRYSISGAVFHYQYKDSQAYQFDGVSLSSTTFNRDAEITGAEAEFAAEPVQNLRLRGSLTYLDAKLLDVQLPGLANNGPVVDRRMPLAPKWSWNLTANYRVPNVLGGTLGLQGDIAYKGVQYFDAFNSPSQREAAYALSNVRLSWTDASDSLTLAVFAENVTDKRYRTAAFDLAFLGMATEVWGRPRWIGGSISYRFGS
- a CDS encoding CsgG/HfaB family protein; its protein translation is MKLSIKLALALSAIGLVVQPAMAQSSGRKAQDKGTREIPRCTKNLGTVAIVEPDTQWWRELSLGSPEAILRIFIQQSGCFTLVNRGRSMQNRAMERALADQGELQAGSNIGRGQVKAADYFLQPDIVTSNKNSGGNALGGMLGGFLGRSTFGALAGGINIKKSEANVTLSIVNARTTVEEAMTEGYSRKSDLSFGAGGGAGWWGGFAGAAGGGYQNTDIGQVIVLAYLDAYTKLVTQLGGLPANASAAAPAAR
- a CDS encoding FAD-dependent oxidoreductase, encoding MRHIAIIGSGPAGYYTAEACQKQFGEDVAIDIIDRLPVPFGLVRTGVAPDHQSIKAVSRRYEAVALTDTVRFVGNLVIGRDVSIPELQGLYDAVILATGAPSDRPLGVPGDDLPGVIGSAAFVGWYNGHPDHADLAPRIDERDVVIIGNGNVALDCARILAKTARELEESDVVAHAYDILKKAQPRSITILGRRGPAQIAMTPKELGELGRLERASVHVDPADLPPTSVDEALEPGQRKSLALLRQFAEPSPEKVVAIRFDFFVVSERVEGEGRVERLVLERTRLDAQQQSIGTGERVTMPADLIISCIGYRTPPIPDVPYDEARGRFANEEGRIRPGLYCVGWARRGPSGTIGTNKPDGFLIAEAIAADQPAAAGKQGRAGLDALIAERGLEIVTFRDWQKIDEAEIAQARLGAPREKFVRIADMVKAGRG